From a single Lactococcus carnosus genomic region:
- the oppC gene encoding oligopeptide ABC transporter permease OppC has translation MAENELFKFVAAHGDESEKISAPLYSYWRSVMRKFFSSKFAVAMLVLLVALLLMSFIQPLFSGYTVIDSGKIDDFSLRYNYPNFKNWFGTDSTGQSLFNAVWAGAKTSISIAMLATLITTFIGVIVGAIWGLSKSVDRVMIEVYNIISNIPLILILLVFSYAFGSGFWNLLLAMCITSWISVAYKIRVQVMMYRDREYNIASRTLGTKASTMINKNILPYLISVIVTIVSEQLPMFISYEVFLGFLGVGLSADTPSLGRIIANYTDNITSHAYLFWIPVLVLGMVTVSLFIVGQTLADASDPRTH, from the coding sequence ATGGCAGAAAATGAATTATTTAAATTTGTAGCAGCTCATGGCGATGAGTCAGAAAAAATTTCAGCACCCCTTTATTCTTATTGGAGAAGTGTGATGAGAAAATTCTTCTCATCTAAATTTGCTGTCGCGATGTTGGTTTTACTTGTTGCCTTGTTACTCATGAGTTTTATCCAACCCTTATTTTCAGGGTATACTGTGATTGATTCTGGTAAGATAGATGACTTTAGCCTACGCTATAACTACCCAAATTTCAAAAATTGGTTTGGGACAGACTCAACAGGCCAATCTTTATTTAATGCAGTGTGGGCAGGCGCTAAAACATCAATTTCGATCGCCATGCTGGCGACATTGATTACAACATTTATCGGTGTAATCGTAGGTGCTATATGGGGACTATCAAAAAGTGTTGATAGAGTCATGATTGAGGTTTACAATATCATAAGTAATATTCCTTTAATTTTGATTTTGTTAGTCTTCTCTTATGCCTTTGGCTCAGGTTTCTGGAATTTACTCCTTGCTATGTGTATCACTTCCTGGATCTCAGTTGCCTATAAAATCCGTGTGCAAGTTATGATGTATCGTGATCGTGAGTACAATATTGCGTCACGTACCTTAGGTACAAAAGCAAGCACGATGATTAATAAGAACATCTTACCTTATCTGATTTCCGTTATTGTGACGATTGTTAGTGAACAACTACCGATGTTTATTTCTTATGAAGTATTCCTAGGCTTCTTAGGTGTTGGTCTATCAGCGGATACGCCTTCCCTTGGTCGTATTATTGCTAACTACACGGACAATATCACAAGTCATGCGTATCTATTTTGGATACCTGTCCTGGTATTAGGTATGGTAACCGTCTCTCTCTTCATCGTTGGTCAAACACTTGCTGATGCTAGTGATCCACGTACTCATTAA
- a CDS encoding ABC transporter ATP-binding protein, with translation MSNENVILSAKDVSVEFEVRKRTLRAIRNISVDLHDGETLALVGESGSGKSVFTKVFTGMLESNGSVSTGQVFYKGTELTKLTTNSQWEKIRGAEISTIFQDPMTSLNPIKTIGSQISETIIKHQGKTKEEAKVIAIDLMDRVGIPEAAKRYDEYPFQYSGGMRQRIVIAIALSSRPKVLICDEPTTALDVTIQAQIIALLKELKAEYGFAMIFITHDLGVVASIADKVAVMYSGEIIEYGTVEDIFYDSRHPYTWALLSSLPQLATTEKLYSIAGTPPSLYSEIKGDAFAPRNPSPMAVDFVEIPPKFPISDTHWAKTWLLDNRAPKLSKPEGIQDLHAKMLKIYDKAGGVNLG, from the coding sequence ATGTCAAACGAAAATGTAATCCTTTCTGCAAAGGATGTCAGTGTTGAATTTGAAGTGCGAAAACGGACACTTCGTGCCATTCGTAACATATCAGTAGACTTACATGATGGCGAAACCTTGGCGCTTGTAGGAGAATCTGGTTCTGGAAAATCAGTTTTTACTAAAGTTTTTACAGGGATGTTAGAGTCAAATGGCTCTGTTTCTACTGGTCAAGTCTTCTATAAAGGCACTGAATTAACAAAGTTAACAACAAACTCACAATGGGAAAAAATTCGAGGGGCTGAAATCTCGACAATCTTCCAAGATCCGATGACGTCACTTAATCCGATCAAAACAATCGGCAGTCAAATTTCAGAAACAATTATCAAGCATCAAGGTAAGACAAAAGAAGAAGCAAAAGTAATCGCAATCGATCTAATGGATCGTGTTGGGATTCCCGAAGCAGCCAAACGTTATGATGAGTATCCATTCCAGTATTCTGGTGGCATGCGCCAACGTATCGTTATCGCAATCGCGCTCTCTTCTCGTCCAAAAGTATTGATTTGTGATGAACCAACAACTGCTCTAGATGTGACGATTCAAGCACAAATTATTGCACTTTTAAAAGAATTAAAAGCAGAATATGGGTTTGCCATGATTTTTATCACGCATGATTTAGGTGTTGTTGCATCAATTGCTGATAAAGTAGCGGTCATGTATTCTGGTGAGATTATTGAATATGGGACGGTTGAAGATATTTTCTATGATAGCCGTCACCCCTATACTTGGGCTTTGTTATCAAGTTTACCGCAACTTGCGACAACAGAAAAACTTTACTCGATTGCAGGGACGCCACCTTCTTTATACTCGGAGATTAAAGGGGATGCTTTTGCCCCTCGTAACCCGAGTCCGATGGCTGTTGATTTTGTTGAAATCCCACCAAAATTCCCAATCAGTGATACCCATTGGGCGAAAACGTGGTTGCTTGACAATCGTGCGCCAAAGTTGAGTAAGCCTGAAGGCATTCAAGACCTACACGCTAAGATGCTCAAAATTTATGATAAAGCAGGAGGGGTAAACCTTGGCTGA
- a CDS encoding ATP-binding cassette domain-containing protein, with protein MAEKLLEIKDLSISFGEGKNKNIAVKNANFDIYKGETFALVGESGSGKTTIGRAVMGLNTIENGDIIFDGKKINKKLAKSEKEALIKDIQMIFQDPAASLNERATVDYVISEGLHNFKMYKDEAERKAKVEAMLKEVGLLPEHLSRYPHEFSGGQRQRIGIARALVMEPRLVIADEPISALDVSIRAQVLNLLQRLQEEKGLTYLFIAHDLSVVHFISDRIAVIYRGDIVEMAETEELFNNPIHPYTKSLLSAVPIPDPALEREKKLIVYDDTMHDYETDKPSFQEIKPGHFVWANTAEAKVYKA; from the coding sequence TTGGCTGAGAAATTACTAGAAATAAAAGACCTCTCGATTTCATTTGGTGAAGGTAAAAATAAAAATATTGCCGTAAAAAATGCCAACTTTGACATCTATAAAGGGGAAACTTTTGCCTTAGTAGGTGAATCTGGATCCGGTAAAACGACGATTGGTCGTGCAGTTATGGGGTTAAACACGATCGAAAATGGCGATATCATTTTTGATGGTAAGAAAATTAATAAAAAATTAGCGAAATCAGAAAAAGAAGCGTTGATTAAAGATATTCAAATGATTTTTCAGGATCCAGCAGCCTCACTTAATGAACGCGCAACTGTTGATTACGTGATTTCAGAAGGGCTGCATAACTTTAAGATGTATAAGGATGAGGCTGAGCGTAAAGCTAAGGTCGAAGCGATGCTTAAAGAAGTTGGCCTCTTGCCTGAACATCTATCACGTTATCCTCATGAGTTCTCTGGTGGACAACGTCAACGTATTGGGATTGCTCGTGCGCTTGTCATGGAACCACGTCTGGTCATTGCTGACGAACCTATCTCAGCCTTAGATGTCTCGATTAGAGCACAAGTACTGAATCTGTTACAAAGGTTGCAAGAAGAAAAAGGGCTGACTTATCTCTTTATTGCCCATGATCTCTCTGTTGTTCACTTTATTAGTGATCGGATAGCAGTTATCTATCGTGGCGACATTGTTGAGATGGCAGAAACGGAAGAATTATTTAATAATCCCATCCATCCTTACACAAAATCTTTGTTGTCTGCTGTGCCAATCCCTGATCCAGCACTTGAAAGAGAAAAGAAACTCATTGTTTATGATGATACAATGCATGACTATGAGACAGATAAACCAAGTTTCCAAGAAATTAAACCAGGTCACTTTGTTTGGGCAAATACTGCCGAAGCAAAAGTCTATAAAGCATAA
- the obgE gene encoding GTPase ObgE — protein MSMFLDTARIEVKAGKGGDGAVSFRREKYVPDGGPAGGDGGRGGDVIFIVDEGLRTLMDFRYNRHFKAKPGEKGMNKGMHGRGSEDLIVKVPQGTTVKEFETDKILVDLLAPGQTFTVAKGGRGGRGNIRFATPRNPAPEVAENGEPGEERTLVLELRVLADVGLVGFPSVGKSTLLSVISNARPKIGAYHFTTLVPNIGMVRVGDGDSFVVADMPGLIEGASQGIGLGTQFLRHIERTRVLLHVIDMSGMEGRDPYDDYVAINDELEGYNLRLMERPQIIVANKMDMPDAAENLAEFQAKLAANYDEFEDKPQVFPVSGVSRQGLQNLLEATNELLGETPEFPLYEDADFAGQDQEAYYGFDEGARDYEISREDDASWTLSGEKLEKLFMMTNLDHDDSVFKFARQLRGMGIDEDLRSRGARDGDIVRIGKFEFEFVD, from the coding sequence ATGTCAATGTTTTTAGATACAGCGCGAATTGAAGTAAAGGCCGGAAAAGGTGGCGATGGTGCCGTGTCCTTCCGTCGTGAAAAATATGTACCAGATGGTGGACCTGCAGGTGGTGATGGTGGTCGAGGTGGCGATGTGATTTTCATCGTTGATGAAGGCTTACGTACGCTCATGGACTTCCGCTATAACCGACATTTCAAGGCGAAACCAGGCGAAAAAGGGATGAATAAAGGGATGCACGGCCGTGGGTCTGAGGATTTAATCGTTAAGGTTCCCCAGGGAACGACAGTTAAAGAATTTGAAACAGATAAGATTTTAGTCGATCTATTGGCACCAGGGCAAACTTTTACCGTCGCAAAAGGCGGCCGTGGCGGCCGTGGTAATATCCGTTTTGCAACACCAAGAAATCCTGCACCAGAGGTTGCCGAAAACGGTGAACCAGGTGAAGAGAGAACTTTAGTGTTGGAGCTTCGTGTACTAGCAGACGTTGGTCTCGTTGGGTTTCCATCAGTTGGGAAGTCAACGTTACTAAGTGTCATTTCTAATGCACGTCCTAAGATTGGCGCTTACCACTTTACAACACTGGTCCCTAATATCGGGATGGTAAGAGTTGGCGATGGTGATAGCTTTGTTGTTGCTGATATGCCAGGCCTAATCGAGGGTGCTAGTCAAGGTATTGGGTTAGGGACACAGTTCTTACGCCATATTGAGCGGACACGTGTTCTCCTTCATGTCATTGATATGAGTGGTATGGAAGGTCGCGATCCCTATGACGATTACGTAGCGATTAACGATGAGTTAGAAGGTTATAACCTACGTTTGATGGAGCGACCACAGATTATCGTTGCTAATAAAATGGATATGCCAGATGCAGCAGAAAATTTAGCTGAGTTTCAGGCTAAATTAGCTGCGAATTATGATGAGTTTGAAGATAAACCGCAAGTCTTCCCAGTATCTGGGGTATCAAGACAAGGGTTACAAAATCTACTAGAAGCAACGAATGAGTTACTTGGTGAAACACCTGAATTTCCACTTTATGAGGATGCAGATTTCGCTGGTCAAGATCAAGAAGCTTACTATGGCTTTGATGAAGGTGCACGGGACTACGAAATTTCACGTGAAGATGATGCCTCATGGACACTATCTGGTGAGAAATTAGAGAAACTCTTTATGATGACAAATCTTGATCATGATGACTCTGTCTTTAAATTTGCTAGACAGTTACGTGGTATGGGCATTGATGAAGATCTTCGTAGCCGTGGCGCCAGAGATGGTGATATTGTTCGCATCGGTAAATTTGAATTTGAGTTTGTAGACTAA
- a CDS encoding PhoH family protein: MNTLDIKLNHPDDGTNLFGAQEKHLKYLEDALGVTIHFRSELVQVVSDSDEKNELTRLILQALLVLISRGQTINTPDVVTAFTMAKNGEINKFIALYEEEITKDSNGKPIRVKTLGQKIYVDDILHHDITFGIGPAGTGKTYLAVVLATTALRRGQVKRIIVTRPAVEAGESLGFLPGDLQEKVDPYLRPIYDALHQVLGKVTVERMLERGTIEIAPLAYMRGRTLDDAFVILDEAQNTTTMQMKMFLTRLGFNSKMVINGDISQIDLPRKTKSGLIDAKDKLAKIKQVSFVYFSAKDVVRHPVVAEIIQAYEADDLVGKDQQQLGEA; encoded by the coding sequence TTGAATACGCTTGATATCAAATTAAATCACCCTGATGATGGTACTAATCTTTTTGGTGCACAGGAAAAGCATCTGAAATACTTGGAAGATGCGCTAGGCGTTACTATCCATTTTCGTAGTGAGCTCGTTCAAGTTGTTTCCGATTCAGATGAGAAAAATGAGCTGACGCGACTTATTTTACAAGCATTATTAGTACTCATCAGTCGAGGGCAGACGATTAATACACCGGATGTCGTAACTGCCTTCACGATGGCGAAAAATGGTGAGATTAATAAATTTATCGCACTGTACGAAGAAGAGATTACCAAGGATAGTAATGGTAAGCCAATTCGTGTCAAAACCTTAGGTCAAAAAATCTATGTTGACGACATTTTGCATCATGATATTACTTTTGGTATTGGCCCTGCTGGAACAGGCAAGACCTATTTAGCAGTTGTTCTAGCGACAACTGCTTTACGTCGTGGTCAAGTCAAGCGAATTATTGTGACCAGACCAGCAGTCGAGGCCGGCGAAAGTCTGGGTTTTTTACCAGGTGATTTACAAGAAAAAGTAGATCCCTATCTAAGACCTATTTATGATGCCTTACACCAAGTGTTGGGTAAAGTGACAGTGGAGCGGATGCTTGAACGAGGAACAATCGAAATCGCGCCGCTCGCTTATATGCGTGGTCGTACGTTAGATGATGCATTTGTCATCCTGGACGAAGCACAAAATACAACCACCATGCAGATGAAAATGTTCTTAACAAGGCTTGGTTTCAACTCAAAAATGGTGATTAATGGCGATATTAGTCAGATTGATCTACCAAGAAAGACCAAGTCAGGCTTGATTGATGCTAAGGATAAACTGGCTAAAATTAAACAAGTTTCCTTTGTTTATTTCTCTGCCAAAGATGTCGTGAGACATCCAGTCGTAGCTGAAATTATACAAGCCTATGAAGCTGACGACTTAGTAGGTAAGGATCAACAGCAGCTAGGAGAAGCCTGA
- the ybeY gene encoding rRNA maturation RNase YbeY codes for MYIEMLDNTGKVSDDMQQETIKLLNFAANFIHLPEHKEMAITYVLNDEIQKINQDYRGKDAPTDVVSLEYEPEQISFDADFDMPEALQSELEEFDSFIGELFISIEKAQEQADNYGHSYEREMGFLAVHGFLHINGYDHMIEEEEKVMFALQEEILTAYGLTR; via the coding sequence ATGTATATTGAAATGCTTGATAACACGGGAAAAGTTTCTGATGACATGCAACAAGAGACGATAAAGCTCTTGAATTTTGCAGCTAATTTCATCCATTTACCTGAGCATAAGGAAATGGCGATTACTTATGTCTTGAACGATGAAATTCAAAAAATAAACCAAGACTATCGGGGCAAAGATGCGCCGACAGATGTGGTCAGTTTAGAGTATGAACCAGAGCAGATTAGCTTTGATGCCGATTTTGACATGCCAGAAGCACTCCAATCAGAGCTAGAAGAGTTCGATAGCTTTATTGGTGAACTATTTATTTCGATAGAAAAGGCACAAGAGCAGGCGGATAACTATGGTCATAGTTATGAAAGAGAAATGGGTTTTTTAGCAGTCCATGGCTTTCTTCATATTAATGGCTATGATCATATGATCGAAGAAGAGGAAAAAGTAATGTTCGCTCTCCAGGAAGAGATTTTGACTGCTTATGGCCTTACGAGATAA
- a CDS encoding diacylglycerol kinase family protein translates to MALRDKQPEKKWKNQTVYASLEFALTGIITAFREERNLRKHAVSALVAMILGAVFRISKVDWLFLLLAIFLVIFAEIINSAIENVVDLASEYHFSMLAKNAKDMAAGAVLFISCFAVIVGLFIFLPKIWALIF, encoded by the coding sequence ATGGCCTTACGAGATAAACAACCCGAAAAAAAATGGAAAAACCAGACAGTCTATGCCTCGCTCGAGTTTGCCTTAACTGGGATTATCACAGCCTTCCGTGAGGAACGTAATCTACGTAAGCATGCAGTGAGTGCGCTAGTCGCGATGATTTTAGGTGCGGTTTTTCGCATTTCTAAGGTAGACTGGCTATTTTTACTACTGGCTATCTTTTTAGTCATTTTTGCAGAAATCATCAATTCTGCGATTGAAAATGTTGTTGATTTAGCTAGTGAGTATCATTTCTCGATGTTAGCAAAAAATGCCAAGGATATGGCAGCTGGTGCAGTGCTATTTATTTCTTGTTTTGCTGTGATTGTCGGCCTATTCATCTTTTTGCCTAAAATCTGGGCTTTGATTTTTTAA
- a CDS encoding ComF family protein: protein MQFEYISDRHCEVCYKPDISGVCQDCKRIKTPVMHRAIFHYNDFARTYFKQYKFNGDFRLRAAFNQILRVNLRGQQIIPIPVSAERLQSRGFNQVTGFLSSANLPYLALLNKIETEHQSHKTRVARLSTDNPFRLNTSSKLPDSVLIFDDIYTTGTTLKHAIDIIKNAGCPRVSTFSLFR from the coding sequence ATGCAGTTTGAGTACATCTCTGATAGACATTGTGAGGTCTGCTATAAGCCCGACATATCAGGAGTTTGCCAGGATTGCAAGCGCATTAAAACCCCAGTCATGCATCGTGCCATTTTTCACTATAATGACTTTGCTAGAACTTATTTTAAACAATATAAATTCAATGGAGACTTTAGGTTAAGAGCAGCTTTTAACCAGATACTACGCGTTAACCTAAGAGGACAACAAATTATCCCTATTCCAGTTTCAGCAGAAAGATTACAAAGTCGTGGCTTTAATCAAGTCACTGGATTTTTATCCAGCGCCAACCTACCCTATCTAGCCTTACTAAATAAAATAGAGACCGAGCATCAGTCACATAAGACAAGAGTCGCCCGTTTATCCACAGATAATCCCTTCAGACTTAACACGTCATCGAAGCTACCAGACAGTGTCTTGATTTTTGATGATATTTACACGACAGGTACGACACTTAAACATGCCATAGATATCATAAAAAACGCAGGTTGCCCCCGCGTTTCCACTTTTTCATTATTTCGTTAA
- a CDS encoding DEAD/DEAH box helicase yields the protein MENLFGRLLTQQELGPDMSLLPQDVIRFSGMAIAGTNVICKRCGTASSCQTVRLEIPAYFCPECLQLGRVRSDEFLYHLPQQPFPRINALLWNGTLTPYQEDISKQLVQAVDQKKQILVHAVTGAGKTEMIYAAISRSIASGGAVCIATPRTDVARELYTRLSNDFSVPISLLHADSPPYFRTPLVISTTHQLLRFREAFDLLIIDEVDAFPFADNPALYYAAEHAQKTAATLIYLTATSTETLDKLVSSDLLKRITLSRRFHGHPLVVPKPIFSYPEKIIYRHIQKQRQTGFPLLLFAPVIRFGQSFTAQLSKLFPNERIGFVASTTENRSEIISQFRKGELTILVSTTILERGVTFPKVDVFVLESQHRLFTASSLIQIAGRAGRSIERPTGLVYFFHNGLTKQMTRAISDIRKMNRLGGFS from the coding sequence ATGGAAAACTTATTTGGCCGACTACTCACCCAGCAAGAACTGGGCCCTGACATGTCCCTTTTACCACAGGATGTCATCCGGTTTTCTGGTATGGCAATAGCAGGAACGAATGTCATCTGTAAGCGGTGTGGTACTGCATCCTCTTGCCAAACAGTCCGACTTGAAATCCCGGCCTATTTTTGTCCTGAATGTCTGCAACTAGGTCGTGTTAGATCTGATGAATTTCTCTATCACTTACCGCAACAGCCTTTCCCACGGATAAATGCGTTACTTTGGAATGGCACACTGACGCCTTATCAGGAAGACATCTCTAAGCAACTCGTACAGGCAGTGGATCAAAAAAAGCAAATTCTAGTTCATGCGGTAACAGGTGCTGGTAAAACAGAGATGATTTATGCGGCGATTAGCAGAAGTATAGCTAGCGGTGGTGCTGTTTGTATCGCAACACCTAGAACTGACGTCGCTCGCGAGCTATATACGCGTTTATCTAACGATTTTTCTGTCCCTATCTCGCTCCTGCATGCGGATAGTCCCCCTTACTTTCGTACACCACTTGTTATTTCGACAACGCATCAGCTTCTCCGATTTAGAGAGGCATTTGATTTGCTGATCATAGACGAAGTAGATGCCTTTCCTTTCGCTGATAACCCTGCACTTTACTATGCAGCTGAGCATGCACAAAAAACAGCGGCTACTCTGATTTATCTGACAGCCACTTCTACTGAAACCCTAGACAAACTCGTCAGCTCAGACCTATTAAAACGGATTACCTTATCCCGTCGCTTTCACGGTCACCCACTCGTTGTTCCCAAACCAATTTTTAGCTATCCGGAAAAAATCATCTACCGGCATATCCAAAAACAGCGCCAAACTGGCTTCCCCTTATTACTATTTGCACCTGTCATTCGGTTTGGGCAATCATTTACGGCCCAGTTAAGCAAGCTTTTTCCCAACGAGAGGATAGGGTTTGTTGCATCCACTACTGAAAATCGCTCTGAGATCATCTCCCAGTTTCGCAAAGGTGAGTTAACGATTCTAGTTTCTACCACCATATTAGAACGCGGGGTCACGTTTCCGAAAGTTGATGTCTTTGTACTAGAAAGTCAGCATCGACTCTTTACAGCCTCTAGTCTAATACAGATTGCTGGACGGGCTGGACGAAGTATTGAGCGGCCGACTGGTCTTGTCTATTTTTTTCATAATGGCCTAACAAAGCAGATGACCCGTGCTATTTCTGATATTCGCAAGATGAATCGACTTGGTGGGTTCTCATGA
- a CDS encoding YigZ family protein: MNTTIKSDFIFEEEIKKSRFICQLKRVYSEAEARDFITSVKKQHHKANHNVSAFTVGDQQEIQRTSDDGEPSGTAGMPMLDILKKREIINVVAVVTRYFGGIKLGAGGLIRAYAGSVNHAIDAVGLVQIVEQTQLMLEMDYSLFDNVSRYLSSEGLTISDSVFTDKVKLTSFCDTDRMTSLMAGLTDQFHGQLTLIEGDKKLVEVDL, from the coding sequence ATGAATACAACGATTAAATCAGATTTTATCTTTGAAGAAGAGATTAAAAAATCGCGTTTTATTTGCCAACTAAAGCGCGTCTATAGTGAAGCAGAAGCGCGTGATTTTATCACATCTGTTAAAAAACAGCATCATAAGGCCAATCATAATGTGTCGGCCTTTACAGTTGGTGACCAACAAGAGATACAACGCACATCGGATGATGGTGAACCATCAGGTACAGCAGGTATGCCAATGCTTGATATCCTAAAAAAAAGAGAAATCATCAATGTGGTTGCAGTCGTCACCCGTTATTTTGGTGGCATTAAACTCGGCGCAGGTGGGTTAATACGTGCTTATGCTGGCAGTGTGAATCATGCGATAGATGCTGTCGGTCTTGTACAAATCGTTGAGCAAACCCAGCTGATGTTAGAGATGGACTATAGCTTATTTGATAATGTTTCCAGATATTTGAGCTCTGAGGGGCTCACCATCTCGGATTCAGTATTTACAGATAAGGTCAAGTTGACGAGTTTTTGTGATACAGACAGGATGACATCTTTGATGGCAGGACTAACAGACCAGTTCCATGGGCAATTAACACTTATCGAGGGTGACAAAAAACTTGTAGAAGTCGATCTTTGA
- a CDS encoding OB-fold protein: MSRKDGIETNGKTKKPIFKRWWFWLIVVIIVIGAVGGGKGKTDKADNKKDDKVETKSESKKQEVAQATPVTFEQMVTDYKSNGSAADEKYKGKELEFTGKITKITDGIISGSDVTIEAGKFTDNEYMETTATVNIKDKEVAKTLVSGQEYTFNAKGNGAVVMDGGWVSNLTFKNGVVK, translated from the coding sequence ATGAGCAGAAAAGATGGAATAGAAACAAATGGTAAAACTAAGAAACCTATCTTTAAAAGATGGTGGTTTTGGCTAATTGTTGTCATTATTGTTATAGGCGCAGTTGGTGGCGGAAAAGGTAAAACAGATAAAGCGGATAACAAAAAAGACGATAAAGTAGAAACAAAGTCTGAAAGCAAGAAGCAAGAAGTTGCACAGGCTACGCCAGTAACTTTCGAGCAAATGGTTACCGATTACAAATCTAACGGCTCTGCTGCCGACGAAAAATACAAAGGTAAAGAATTAGAATTTACGGGTAAAATAACTAAAATTACTGACGGTATTATTAGCGGTTCTGATGTAACGATTGAAGCTGGCAAGTTTACAGACAATGAGTATATGGAAACAACAGCAACAGTTAATATCAAAGATAAAGAAGTTGCAAAGACTTTAGTTTCTGGCCAAGAATACACGTTCAACGCAAAAGGAAATGGAGCAGTTGTCATGGACGGTGGTTGGGTATCTAACCTTACGTTTAAAAACGGAGTAGTAAAATAA